From the genome of Sulfurimonas paralvinellae:
AACATCTTTATCTCAGCCGAGCGACGCATTAGCAATGGTCAGGCACAGCTTAAAAATTTCCTACTTCGTCACCAGAACGAAAGCGGCATCATCTATGTAAGCTCACGCAAGAAAGCCGAAGAACTAAGTACCTTTTTAAATCAAAACGGCTACAGATCACTCGCCTATCATGCCGGAATGCCACAGCATGTACGAGAGCAGAACTTTCGAATCTTTATTAATGACAAAGTGGATATCATAGTCGCAACCATCGCTTTTGGTATGGGAATAGACAAAAGTGATATCCGCTTTGTGGTGCATATGAGCCTGCCGAAATCTTTAGAGAACTACTATCAAGAGATTGGGCGTGCAGGACGTGACGGCGAAGACTCTGAAGCACTGCTGCTCTTTAACGCAGCTGATATGATGCAGCATAAACGCTTTTTGCAAGAGATAGAGAGTGAAGAGTACAAGGAACATCTCGCCTTGAAAATAGACACCATCTACAAATATGCAACAGGTGAGATCTGCTTTCACAAACAGCTAGCCGAATACTTCAACGACTCGCTTGAAAGCTGTCAAACACGTTGTGACAACTGTCTTAGCTCAGATGACAAGCGTCAGGACATCACAAAAGAGGCACAGATGCTGCTGAGTGCCATCTATAAAACGAACCAGAGCTTCGGAAAGAACTACATCATAGACATTCTAAGAGGATCGAACGAGCAGAAGATTCTTGCCAATGGAGCGGACAAACTCTCCGTCTATGATATCGGTACCCATTTGAGTAAAAAAGAGTGGTTCGTCATTGTTGAGCGGCTTTTAGAGCTTAAAATCATTACCTTAGGAGATTTCTCGACACTCAAACTTACCAATGATGCCATAGCGATTTTAAAGTCACAAAAACTCATTGACATTAAATCATCACGCCTGCAGGTTGATAAAAAAGCAAAAGCGGTGCGTCAGGTCGAGGAGTTTGACTTTGACAGAGAGCTTTTTGAGAAGCTGCGTGAGAAGCGCACAGAACTAGCAAGTGAAATGGGCGTTCCGGCTTACATCATCTTCTCAGATAAAACACTCAAACACCTAGCCAACGATATGCCGACGAATAAAGAAGAGATGCTTGAGGTCAATGGCGTTGGAATGAAAAAGTACGAGCAGTTTGGTGAAGAGTTCTTAACTGTCATCAACAACTAAAGAAAAACGAATATGGCTGTACTGCAACTCTTTAGTCTTCTTTTAGCAATACCACTTATACTTTTTTTCATGTTCGTCTTTCCGGAAAAATTTTATGCGACACTACTCTTTTTTTATGAACCGCAAACTCGCATACCATTTATTTTACTTTTTACTCTCCTATTCCTGTGGCGACACCTAACAAAAAGACATAAAGAGCATACCTATGACTATTTTGATGACCTTTCTCTAACCGAAAAACGCATTGATGGAAAATTTTATCACTATAGTAATTATATTGATGCCAAAGACAAAGGTGCCAACTTTACACTTTTTATCGATGGAAAATGTGGTTATGACTTTATGCTCAAGTATGAAAACAGATTTGAGAAGCTGTTAAAATCACTGCACTTGAGTTATGAATGTCAAAGCGGCAATAAAAAATTTGATGATACGATATATATTCTGTCTGATGATAAAATACTGTGCCGGGATTTAAAAACTGATACACAGCTGCAAACGCTAATATTTGAGCTTTTTTGGAATCTAAAAGAACATAACTTTACTCTGAAGTATCTCCAGTATTATGATGGACGACTTATTCTTCATGCAGCAACAAAAGAATCAAATGACCGGACACTCCAAGAGATAGAAAAGCTGTGTGATATGGCAGCACCCATAATGAGAGAAGTCATTATGCATCTGCCTGATAAAACAGAACAAAAAAATCATAACATCTATAGAGAAAAAAGCAGTAGAATGATCACAATTTCTCTTGCACTTTTTATAGCACTCTTTTTAAATGGTGCAATCAAACTTCTTTTGGAAAGCGCTTCCATCTTTTATACACCAAGACTTATAGAAAGATATCACTTTTTAGTTCCATCACTTGAGATCACACTACTGTTAGTCTCCGTATATAGTATATTTGTACTTATCTATTTTTATAAAAGTTCACGTCTTGCTTTGGCTCTTTTTATAGGTATTTCTTTAGGTTCTGCTGCTCTTTTTCTAACAAGCATAACAGCGTTAAAAGAGATGAATATCTATCTTGACACAAGTAAAGCACGAGTAGAACTTCATCGTGTTACAGATACACGTGCCGTAAGAGGTAGAAACAGCCGTTATTATGTTACATTTGATAAATTAGACGAAATGCGAGTGCCCTATGGGGTATATAAACAGTATCAGAAAAACAACTTTTCAATTATCTATATAAGACAAGGCTTTTTAGATGCGCCTTGGATATATTCTATTAAGAGGGTCAGTCATTCACAATAACTGACTATCTCTCAGTGGCTTTGTATCCGGATTGCATGCAATTTTATGTTCCATATTGACACATTCATACCCGCTTAGCTCACGCAAAGATGCAAGCGTGGCACTTCTAAAATTTTCGCCCTTGTTCAAGTAAACATGAAATCCATTTTCATAGAGCGCCAAACGGGTTTTAAGCGCTATGGAGTATGTAGTCAAAATACCGTCTTCTTTTATAGCATTTTTAATATCTGCAAAATACTCTTTTGTCCAAAGAAGAGGATTTACAGTTGGTGAAAAAGCATCCTGATAGACTATGTCGAATCTGTTTTGAAATTTTTTGATATATTCTCGCGCATTGCCTAAAAAGAGTTCTACAAACAGGTTGTCATCTTCATATCTTCCAGTAGTGCTGAGCGATACAACAACCTCACGCAGCGCTTCAAACTCTTTGGGATACGTAAAATCTTTCAATGACGCGACCAGATCTGCATCGAGTTCTGGTGAGTATATGGAAAGTTTCATCTGAGGTGCATGCTCTTGATAATAAAGTATAGTCGCCAAGGTATTAAAACCCAATCCGTAGCAGATATCTAAAACGGTAACCTCATTTTTATCCGATACATGCTTATACGCAGGGATAATATGTTTATAGAGCGATTCACTCAGCGCACCATCTTTTGTTGAGTGATAGTGTTCATCGTACTCTTTCGAATATGCCGTAAAAGAGCCGTCTTCACTCAAAGCAAGCGAATGAAGTTCATCTTCAAAATTACTCAAAGACCATTCCCCCACATATGCATTTTTTTTGCCATCACGAGGTCATACTCTTCTAGGACATCAATGGCATTGGGTGCACGAAACTCAAATTTGTCCAGCAGTTCTTTTGTTTTTTCAATATCCAAAGTGTTTTTTTTCTCCATAATGATGATATCAGCGGTATTTGCCAGTGTCGTGTAAGCGATACGAAGCAGGAGTTCCGGATTTGCGTGAGTGTTCAAAATATCTTTTAATATTACGATGTCATTATCACGAGGCAGAGCTCGAAAAGGGGTTTTAAAGTTTTTTACAAACTGTACTTTTGCATTTTTTAATTCAGAACTTAGAGGGAACTCTTCTTCAGCATATACGGCTAAACGAAATTCTCCATTAACTTCCTCAAGTAAAGAGGCCAAAGCAGCAGACGTTGCATCCGGCTTAGTAGTTACCTGTATGTAATGGTTTCCCGGAAGCGGGTTAAAAAGTTCTAAAAACTGTTTTAACTCCATAAAGAATCTTTTAGTAGGCTAAATCGTGAAGCTCACGGAAAAGAAACGCTTCGACTATCTCATCAATGCTCTTTTGTGTATGCGCAACTAAAACCATCATGGACATATTTATAAAATCCATAACCGGTTCACCGTCACTATGCACAACAACAGCTTCATTCCACTCTTCAAAAGCATCATAGGCATCTGCGTGAAGGACTTCAACAAGTTCACCCTCTTCTATACGCAGCTGTGCCCATGTTTTAGCTTCTAAAACAGGTGTTATCTTTGCCTCTTGTACATCCGTTGAATCCATTGGAACGGCTACGAGCATGATTTATTTATCTCTTTTAGTTTTTTCTTGCTAAGTTGCAGTTTTTTGTTATCCATCACGCCTATTTTGTGCGACAAGATATCTGATGCTATCTTTTTCGCATTTTTCAGTGAGTGCATTTTATATGTACCACATTGGTAAACATTCAACTCCGGAATATCTTTTTTACTTTTTACTTTTAAAACATCTTCCATCGCTTTTTTCCATGCTTTGGCAACTCTTGCCTCACGCGGCGTACCTATGACAGACATATAAAAACCTGTGCGGCATCCCATTGGGGAAAGATCAATAATCTCTACACCTTTGCCGTTTAAATGCTCACGCATAAATCCCGCAAACAGATGTTCAAGCGTATGAATCCCTCGGCCATCCATCTTATCTTCATTTGGTTTATAAAAACGAAGATCAAATACTGTAATTTTATCTCCGCATTGCGTCTTCATCACTTTTGCTTTTCTAACTGCAGGAGCAGGCATAATTGTATGGTCAACTGTAAATGAGTCTAATAATGGCATATTTCATTCCTTGAATTTATTTATATCGATATTTTACCGACTTTTAGTTTATAAAGTATATTACTCACTAAGATATACACGATCCCTACCGGACATCTTCGCTCTATAGAGTGCTTCATCAGCTTTTTTCAACATTTCATCAAATGGTTTTTCATTACGTGCATATGGATTAACACCTATGGAAACTGTGATACGGCATTCAATATTTTTATAGTATATGGGCTCTTTTTTCACATGTTCACGCAGACGCTCTGCAAATGCTTTACTCTGCTGTGCATTCAGCTTCGTTGTATATATCACAAACTCTTCCCCACCATAACGAATAATAGAATCTTCGTTGCGTGTTAAACTTTTCAGTCTCTTGGCGACCTCTTGCAGTATAACATCTCCTGCATCATGCCCATAGGTGTCATTGACTTTTTTAAAATGGTCAATATCAACCATAAAAAGCTGGTATCTGCGTGAGAGTTTTTTGATCAATATATCATAGAGGTATTTACGATTATACACATTGGTAAGAGGATCCCTGTAACCTTCATAATATTTTTTCCTAAAATAGAGTGTCAAGATATAGTGTGCAACAAAAGTCAATAGACCTATAATAACCAACCATAGAAAAAATCTATTGAAGCTCTGCAGACGTGTCTGCATAATCAAGTCAAGATTATGTGAAATATCTGCACCTATTAATGCTACTGTTTGATTATTTTCAACAATTGGGTATGCAATAGTAATCCAAAGATTCGTTCCTTGCTTATGATGAAAGACCTCCACCTTTTTTTGTTTATAGGCCTCATCCCAAAAATTCCCCAAAGGACTAAAAGGTTCAAAGATATTCGCCCGTGTTGTAAGATTATTATCACTGTCCAAAAGAAAATAATAATTACCATCTTCATCTTTTGTAATAACAAAAAGATTTTGAATAGTGGAGATGCGAATAAGTCGAAGCATATCCTCAAAATTATGACGTAATTTAGCATTTGTTGTAACACTTTGTAGAAAATGACACTTGCTGTCCTTTTCATATACATGTGAAAGTTTCGAAAAAGTCTCTGTATGAAGATGAATAATTTTTGTATTTAACTCATGAGTGGTTTTTTGAAGAGTCTTTGCATACTCTGTATAGGCGAGAATAGAAATGAATGTAATAATAAGGAGTAAAACAGTAAACTGAATAATCGGTCTGCTAATTATATTCTTAGTTTCTTGTTGAGACAAATTTTAACAACTCCCCTTTTACTTGTAATCCAAACTGCTGTAGACGTTTGGATGAAAAACGAATTGTTGGACGTCCCTTTTGCCAGAAAAAGACACCAACTGCCTTTGGGTCTTTAAGATATTTTTCATAACTAAAAACAATAATTGGTTTCTTGCATGACTTTTGAATACCCTTATCAGAAAGCACAAAGTCTGCTTTTTCACAGTTCTTCACCACGAAGATTTTTTCTGAATCGGCAGCAATATGCTCTAAATGTGTATCATGAGAATAGACTCTGATTTCACTTTTTGTACTCATGCCCTCTAGCATTTTTTTGATAATGAGTGCCTCCCAATGGGAATCGGAAGCAGAGACATCAACAACCAAAAGCATAAGCAAAAAGAGAGTAAAAGTTTTCAAAAGCTATACTCCATTCCGACTGTAAAAGTTTGGTCGATTGGAAAGATATAGAGTGATTTTTGTTCGGGAACAAAACCGTTCATTTTAATATAACTGTATCTGCTCTTGGCAGCACTGTTAAATATATTTGTCCCTTTTACAGAAAAGATGAGTGAAGCAGTAGGCTTATAACGAATACCAACATTATAATTAATGCCATTTATCGGTGTCTTTTTTACACGGTAATAATCAGCTTCATTATAGAAGTCAAATTTTCGCCATGTATTGAGAAAACGTACAAAAGCACCATTTACTCTCTTATCCTCAGTTGTTGCAGGATCATGATATCTATTGGCATAGAGCATTGATTTGAGATTGTTAAATGCATCAAACTTATAATCATACTTCACGCTGGCACTATAGTTATTATAATATTTCGGTGCACCTTGTGAAATGGTTATTCGCGAATTTTCATTTTGAATATACTCTAAACATGCGCCTATTGTATGATTTGCAATATTTTTATTATATTCAGCAGAAACATCTCGAATGCGAAGCACTTCTATTGCAGCGTTTGCTGCACTTGATAAAGCATACTGTTCCGTTGGTAGCTGCATCTGTGATGCAAAAGCTTTAAATGTACTCCCTTTCGAAGTAACAATATATCCAAGACGTGCCTGAAATGTATCAAAATTACGTTGTGTTGCATTTGATTTACTGTGATAATAATTTTGTTTTATAGAGGCGGTCAGCATTTGACTTTCAGTGAGAATATAGTCATCTTGAATATACAATGAAAATATAGAATTGTCTACAAAAGTTGGATTACTCTCTAAAATTCCATTATTGTATGCGACAGTATCATGAAGAGATTTTTTAATATATTCAGAACCTATAATAAAATTATTTGCTTTATAAGCAAACTTTTTATCAACTTTCACATTATAGACGTCATCAATACTATTAGAATGTAAACTATCTTGCGGCAACAAAAGCTTAGCAGGATTTGTAGTCCATCGCGTCCTATCCATATTGAGGTTCAGGTATTCATTAATTCTGATAAATGAGAGGGAAAGTTTAAGCGAATCATCATTTAAAAAGGTGCTTGTTGCACTCACTCTTTTAAGTTTATAATCAATATCACCATTCTTAGGTGTTGCAAACATACTCAATGATAAAAATGGATCCATCTTATGGTCAATGTATTCAGCGCCTACTTTAACATTTTTATAATTCACTGTCATAAGTGCATGTTTGTTTTGATAATCACGGGAAAGATCATAGGTATCATGAGTATAATCTGTTCTCTCTACTTTACTATGGCTCGCATATGCATAATATTTCAGATCATCTGATGCTGCAGCATAGGATATATTTTCATGATGAGTACCCCTAGAACCTGCATATGCCTGAATGTTGGTTCCAACTTCTCTCGCCGGATCTTTAGAGTATAATTTGATTGTAACTACAGAGGGTTCAGAGTTTACAGAACTTGATGTACTCCCTTCATATACCTCAACATGGTCAACAAACCCAAGATCAATGTTACCATATATAAAAAGGCCGCTTCCCGCAAAAGCAGATGTGATTTCATGATTGTTTATAAATATTTTAACAATATCACTTGCATACGTTGCAGGATCAGCATGCAAAACATCAGGCATGCCAAACAAATTTTCATCATAGCGAAAAGAGCGCAAAGAGTTAAGCAACTCACTTAAATTATGTGCCTGCATTCTTTCAATATCATCCCGAGTATATACAGTTAGATGCCCGAGTGATTCATTTTTTGTTTTTTTGGAAAGGTCACTCTCTTTACGGTATAAATCAAGAATCTGATCTATATTGTAAGCTTGCAACAGTGTAGAAAAAAGTATGACTAATAGAAAAAATAATTTCATTATTACTCTTATATTGTTTATTATTTATTGTATCAAAAATGTTGCTAGTAAGAACTTAAAGTGGAATTTTTATCAAGAGAAATAAAAGAAAATATCCAACAAAGGCTAGACTATAAGCCTGCCATGTTGGATTTTTATGCAATATGCGTGAAAGCTAGAAGTTCGCGACTAAACTCTCGCTTCTTCGCGTCTGTTTAGATATTCCCAGTTTTTATCTACACGCTCCTGCCACTCTTTGATTAAGTATTTATACTCATCTTTGAAAAGGTGTCTAAAACGTCCTTGTGCTGCTAGATACTCTTCAACAGGAACAACATTTTTCGGTCTGTAAGTAATATTCAGTTCATGACCATCAATGATCTCATAAAGTGGGAAAACCAATGAATCTGTTGCAAGATCAGTTAAATGCATAGTGTCTTTAGGATCAAATTTCCACTCAGTGGTACAAGGAGAAACTGCATTGATAAATACTGCACCTTCAGTGTTCATACCATGCTGAATTTTCTTAACCATATCTTTCCATTTATTTGGAGCTACTTGTGCTGCATATGGAATATTATGAGCAGCCATAATGCCCATCATATCTTTTTTATTTCTTGTCTCACCATAAGAGATTTTACCTGCTGGCGTGGTTGTAGCACTTGCGCCTATTGGTGTAGAAGATGAACGCTGCCCACCTGTATTTGCATAGACTTCATTGTCAAGAACAACATACATCATGTCATGATTTCTTTCCATACAACCGGAAATCCATTGGAAACCAATATCATAAGATGCACCGTCACCACCAAAAGCTATAAACTTAGGGTTACGGTCAGGCTGTTTCAAACGACCTTTTGTTTTGAGTGCTTTATACATTGCTTCAGCACCTGCAACAGCAGTAGAACCATTCTCAAATCCAATATGAATCCAAGAAGCATCCCAAGATGTATATGGGTATACAGCTGTACAAACTTCAAGACAACCGGTAGAAGCTGCTAGAACTAAATCATCATTTGTTGCATTTAAAACTTCACGAACGATGATAGAGTGAGCACAACCAGGACAAAGAAGATTTGCACCTTCAAAACGGTCAGCTGATGTCGAAAACTCTTTTAAGTTTTTAATTTTTTTCATTTCACTCATCTTATCTTCCTATAAAAAAGCTAGTTTCGGTCCACGAACACCGATAAACTGTTGTTGTTTAGTTAATAACTTACCTGCATCAGCATTTGCTTGAAGCTCAGTATATAGATCTACTAAATGTTTTTTTGTTAAATCACGACCACCAAGTCCATAGATGTAACCAGAAAGCAGCATTTTACTATCTGTGTTAAAAAGTGAACCCGCAATTTCGTTAAATAACATACCCGCAGCACCACCTGGAGCTGAACGGTCAAGTGCAGCTACAGCTTTTACATCTTTTAATGTTTCAGCTATCTCCATAAATGGGAATGGACGGACAACACGTAGACCGACTACACCTGCCTTAATGCCTTTTTCTCTCATTTCACCTGCAACTTCACGTGCAGTTTCAACTGATGTACCCATACAGACAACAGCAACATCCGCATCATCCATATTATATTTTTCAACTTGATTATATTTACGACCTGTAAGTTTTTCAAATTCAGCAAATACTTCATCAATTTTTCCAGGAACAATGTTCATCGTATCAGCATGTTGACGAGCTTTATGCTCAAAGTGCCAATCTTCTTCAGTCTGAACACCATGAGTAACAGGATGTTCAAAGTCAAGCATATCGTTCATTGGTTTATATTCACCAACAAAATTAAATGCTGCATCATCACTTAGTGTGTGTACACCTTGTGCTGTATGAGAAGTTAAAAAGCCATCTTGATTTACTATAGCCGGAAGTCTAACCTCATGATCTTCACTTACTCTAAAAGCAATAAGGTTTAAATCATACGCTTCTTGTGGAGAAAATGCATCAAATTGAATCCAACCACTGTCACGGACCATATACATATCTGAATGGTCACAGTTAACATTAAGTGGAGCTGCTAATGCACGGTTTACGATATTTAAAACGATTGGCAAACGCATACCAGAAGCCTGATACAATGTCTCAGCCATAAGAGCAAGACCTTGAGAAGCTGTAGCAGTTGCAACACGACCACCTGCAGCAGCAGCACCAATACAACCACTCATTGCGGCATGTTCTGATTCAACCATTACAAATTCACCCTCAACAAGGTTATCTGACTTAAATTTTGCATATCCCTCAACAATAGCGGTTGATGGCGTAATTGGGTAAGCTGATACAACATCAACCTGAGCTTGTCTTAAAGCTTGTGCTGCTGCATAATTTCCATCCCATACTTCTATTTCATTTAATTCTAATTTATCAAATGCCATCTATTTCTCCTTCTCTTCTTTACTAGGCCATCTAGCAATTTCTGTCTCTTCATCTGCCTGTTCTGGGAACATCAACAATGATTTTGGATTTGTAGGACAAACCTCAACACAGATACCACACCCTTTACAGTGATCCATATCAATACCTATCATTTTTTTATCTCTTGAAATAATCGAAATATCCGGACAATATACCCAGCAAAATTGGCAATCAATACAATAGTCTTTATTGAAAACCGGTTTAATAAGTCTCCAATCAGCTACACTAGCAGTAAAAGAACTGTTTTGTGTATAGTGTCGATCTTCCTGGAGTGTTCCTGCGATATCTCCAGCTTCACCTTCAAATGTACGAAGCATAGCTCCGATTTCAAATTCGTCCCAACCTGTGTTTGCCATCATCAGCTCCTTATTTCACTTCATCATATGCACGCTGAATAGCAATCATATTCGCGTCAACAATTTTTTGAGGTAATTTTTTCAAAATTCTCTTCATGCTCTCTTTGAAAAATTCAATATCATACATACCGGAGACTTTCATAAATGCACCAAGCATCGGTGTATTTGGAATAGGACGGCCAATAGTCTCATTTGCAATAGTAATACAATCGAGTGTATATACTTCTTTACCCTCAAGTTTTGGCTGTGATGCTATTAACTCATCTGTAGTCATGTGTGTTGTGATAATATATTTTGTATTTTCTTTTCCATTAACAGTTACATCTGTTGTGTAAACCAAAGCAGGATCAATTACAAAAACATAATCAGGCTCCATATATTTTTCATGATTCAAAATCACTTTATCATCAACACGATTATATGCAGTCATAGCAGCCCCGCGTTTAGCCGAACCGTAAAATGCAAATGCCTGCACTTCTTTTCCAGTTGTAGAAATAACGTCTGCTAAACCTTTAGCACCAGTTACAGCACCTTGACCAGCACGACTATGCCATCTAATTTCTAGCATAAATTCTCCTTTTCTTTTCTCAAGAAACATTTATTTTTTCTATTTATCTGTATTTTAGGTAAACGGCACTTAAATGTAGCTTGATGATATAATGTAGCTTATAACATCAGTTACGTATGTGATATTTTTCTACGCTTTAACCACTTTACAGCTTCATAAGCATCATTAAAAACAACATCTGTAAATTTTTTCAGTGTATCACGTGAATCATATCCGCTTGTTACAGCTATGGCATTGACACCGGCTGCTTCTGCCGCAACCATATCCATCTGTGTATCACCTATCATCCATACATCTTTATCTTCAATATCAAAAGCTTCAAGTGCTTTTAAGATAGGCTCTGCGTGAGGCTTGGGATGTTCGACATGCTCGCGGCCGATAAGCACCTTGAACTTATTCATAATGCCGAAATACTCCATTAATACCTTAGAGTACTTTCCGGTCTTTGTTGTCACAATACCAAGTTTTGCAAAAGTGGCAGCCAGTTCAACAGCTTCTCTTGCGTGAGGCAGCAGTACCGTCTTTTGCGTCGATATCTCTCTATAGTGTTCTTTATAAACAGCCACAAAATCCCAGACTTTTTCGTCCTCGACACCGAGTTTTGCAAACATATAGTCCAGTGGATGTCCTATCAGTGCTTTTATTGATTCATCATCAGGATGTCTATAACCGTAAAAATCAAAAGCATAATGAAAACTCTCCAAAATCGCTTCCGTTGAATCTATGAGTGTGCCATCCAAATCAAATAGTATTATCATTAATCTTTTTCCCATGAAATATAGTTGTGCCAGATACCGCCGAGTGCCGGTTCTATATGTTTTATCTTTTTATTGACCGCCGTAATGGAGTTTGGAATGTATAAAAAGAGGTAGGGATTATCATGCGTGATGATGGCAAACATTTTACGCCACATCGCCCCGAGTTTCTCTTTATCTATAACAGACTGTGATTTCTCTATAAGCATGTCTATTTTTTTATTATGATAGCCGACAAGATTGAATCCGCCCTTCTTATCACTCTCGCTATGCCAAAAAAGATACGGATCGGGTGTCGGAGAGAGTCCCCAACCAAGAAGAACTGCATCGAACTTATGCGGAAAGACGACCATATTTAAAAAAGCCTGCCACTCCATCACACGCAGTTTGACGACAACCCCCGCTTTTTGCAGCTGATACTGCAGTATCTCTGCCGCATAAGGACGGATGGAACTTGAGTTTGATGTTGCTATCTCAAAAGTAAAGGGGTGCTTTTCATTATAGCCTGCCTCACGCAGCAGCTCTTTAGCTCTCTTTATATTCTGTTTAGGGGTTTTTACCTCAGAATTGAAAGCTTTCGTTCCCGGTAGAAATGGTCCAGTGCAGACCTTCGCATGTTTAAAGAAAAGTATATCTACCAGCTCTTCTCTGTTGATGGCCAAAGAGAGTGCCTCACGCACACGCGGATCTTGAAACTTTTTCTCACGCAGGTTAAAACCAAGATAGGTATAAGAGAGCGAGATCTTCTCATAGATGTTAAAGTGTTTAAAAAAATCTTTTTTAAGCTGTCGCTCCATTACAAGCGGTTCAACAGTTCCAATGTCTAGTTCATGGTTTTTCAGCATCAAAAGGCGTGTCATCGGATCGGCTATGACATGAAAAGAGATCTTGTCAATCTTGGGACGCCCTTCAAAATAGTCATCAAAAGCCGAGAGCTCGATATTTTTAGAAAATTCCAGCTGCGTGAGCCTGTAGGGGCCCGTGCCTATTGGATGC
Proteins encoded in this window:
- a CDS encoding 2-oxoacid:ferredoxin oxidoreductase subunit alpha, with translation MAFDKLELNEIEVWDGNYAAAQALRQAQVDVVSAYPITPSTAIVEGYAKFKSDNLVEGEFVMVESEHAAMSGCIGAAAAGGRVATATASQGLALMAETLYQASGMRLPIVLNIVNRALAAPLNVNCDHSDMYMVRDSGWIQFDAFSPQEAYDLNLIAFRVSEDHEVRLPAIVNQDGFLTSHTAQGVHTLSDDAAFNFVGEYKPMNDMLDFEHPVTHGVQTEEDWHFEHKARQHADTMNIVPGKIDEVFAEFEKLTGRKYNQVEKYNMDDADVAVVCMGTSVETAREVAGEMREKGIKAGVVGLRVVRPFPFMEIAETLKDVKAVAALDRSAPGGAAGMLFNEIAGSLFNTDSKMLLSGYIYGLGGRDLTKKHLVDLYTELQANADAGKLLTKQQQFIGVRGPKLAFL
- a CDS encoding 4Fe-4S dicluster-binding protein; translation: MANTGWDEFEIGAMLRTFEGEAGDIAGTLQEDRHYTQNSSFTASVADWRLIKPVFNKDYCIDCQFCWVYCPDISIISRDKKMIGIDMDHCKGCGICVEVCPTNPKSLLMFPEQADEETEIARWPSKEEKEK
- a CDS encoding pyruvate flavodoxin oxidoreductase subunit gamma; its protein translation is MLEIRWHSRAGQGAVTGAKGLADVISTTGKEVQAFAFYGSAKRGAAMTAYNRVDDKVILNHEKYMEPDYVFVIDPALVYTTDVTVNGKENTKYIITTHMTTDELIASQPKLEGKEVYTLDCITIANETIGRPIPNTPMLGAFMKVSGMYDIEFFKESMKRILKKLPQKIVDANMIAIQRAYDEVK
- a CDS encoding HAD family hydrolase, with product MIILFDLDGTLIDSTEAILESFHYAFDFYGYRHPDDESIKALIGHPLDYMFAKLGVEDEKVWDFVAVYKEHYREISTQKTVLLPHAREAVELAATFAKLGIVTTKTGKYSKVLMEYFGIMNKFKVLIGREHVEHPKPHAEPILKALEAFDIEDKDVWMIGDTQMDMVAAEAAGVNAIAVTSGYDSRDTLKKFTDVVFNDAYEAVKWLKRRKISHT
- a CDS encoding peptide-binding protein, producing the protein MKILLVFLFFTELFASTLQLATSANPSRLNPILATDSSSSEITGFLFNGLVKYDKDSKEIIGDLAKKFYFKNDTTLIFELRHNVKWHDGKDFSAKDVLFTYKTLISDKIASPYSTGFRFVKDVKALDDYAVEVDYKKPYFKALETWMMGILPEHILKDEKNLMNSTFNTHPIGTGPYRLTQLEFSKNIELSAFDDYFEGRPKIDKISFHVIADPMTRLLMLKNHELDIGTVEPLVMERQLKKDFFKHFNIYEKISLSYTYLGFNLREKKFQDPRVREALSLAINREELVDILFFKHAKVCTGPFLPGTKAFNSEVKTPKQNIKRAKELLREAGYNEKHPFTFEIATSNSSSIRPYAAEILQYQLQKAGVVVKLRVMEWQAFLNMVVFPHKFDAVLLGWGLSPTPDPYLFWHSESDKKGGFNLVGYHNKKIDMLIEKSQSVIDKEKLGAMWRKMFAIITHDNPYLFLYIPNSITAVNKKIKHIEPALGGIWHNYISWEKD